From the Dehalococcoidia bacterium genome, one window contains:
- a CDS encoding glycosyltransferase family 2 protein, whose amino-acid sequence MAKATDGLPFVSVLIPMRNEERYIGPCLRSLARQDYPRDRFEVLVMDGASTDRSRELAQNVAQSESLPLRLIDNPGRSTARGLNLGLREARGDVIVRVDAHTAVAPDFLTESVAALRETDADGVGGPIESVGEGLVGEAIALAMSSPFGVGNAHFRYSRETLYTDTVAFPAYHRKLFDEVGPFAEDIEYGEDDEFNYRLGDAGKKLLLTPRIRSTYFTRSSFAALFRQYLGYGRAKVEVLRRHPRRARLRQFVPAIFVGTLAALSALSLVCGASRRALAVVALSYLAASLAFSVRIASRRGWRYLPLLPAAFACLHVAYGIGFLWSLARTASNKTSTRPDFGEEVG is encoded by the coding sequence ATGGCCAAAGCCACGGATGGCCTGCCCTTCGTATCCGTTCTCATTCCGATGCGCAACGAGGAGCGCTACATCGGACCGTGCCTGCGCAGCCTCGCGCGCCAGGACTATCCCCGCGACCGCTTCGAGGTGCTGGTGATGGACGGCGCCTCCACCGACCGCTCGCGCGAACTCGCGCAGAACGTGGCGCAGAGCGAGAGCCTGCCGCTCCGCCTCATCGATAACCCCGGTCGCTCGACCGCCCGCGGCCTCAATCTCGGGCTGCGCGAGGCCCGCGGCGACGTCATCGTCCGCGTCGACGCCCATACGGCCGTGGCGCCCGACTTCCTGACGGAGAGCGTCGCCGCCCTGCGTGAGACGGACGCCGACGGCGTGGGCGGCCCCATCGAGAGCGTGGGCGAGGGGCTTGTCGGCGAGGCGATAGCGCTCGCCATGTCGTCGCCCTTTGGCGTCGGCAACGCCCACTTCCGCTATAGCCGGGAGACCCTCTACACCGATACCGTCGCTTTCCCCGCCTACCATCGAAAGCTGTTCGATGAAGTGGGCCCCTTCGCGGAGGACATCGAGTACGGCGAGGACGACGAGTTCAACTACCGCCTCGGCGACGCCGGCAAGAAACTGCTGCTGACCCCGCGCATAAGGTCGACTTACTTCACACGCTCGTCATTCGCCGCCCTCTTCCGTCAGTACCTGGGCTACGGCAGGGCGAAGGTGGAGGTGCTGCGGCGGCACCCCCGTCGCGCGCGGCTGCGGCAGTTTGTGCCTGCCATCTTCGTCGGCACGCTCGCCGCGCTCAGCGCCCTCTCACTCGTGTGCGGGGCGTCGAGGAGAGCGCTGGCCGTCGTGGCCCTGTCGTATCTCGCCGCCTCGCTCGCGTTCTCCGTGCGGATCGCCTCCCGCCGCGGGTGGCGCTACCTGCCGCTACTGCCGGCGGCGTTCGCCTGTTTGCACGTCGCCTACGGCATCGGCTTTCTGTGGAGCCTTGCGCGCACGGCCTCGAATAAGACCAGCACGCGACCAGACTTTGGGGAGGAAGTGGGATGA
- a CDS encoding nucleoside-diphosphate sugar epimerase/dehydratase, producing MRDLSQIRLFVRALPFLAIDFLIVMAAYAAGLALRFDGNVPEESWNWFFWAVPLIGVAYLFSNLVFGVYRTAWQYGGLTDAFYLGLAVSLVTLLAFGINAMLEHRPIPLSVNLISGALILLFMGLVKLSPRLISGTAAPLRFGSRAGRGVIIVGAGSTGQLLARELLHNPHWNYRPLCFIDDDPKKKGVRIHSVPVLGNRYDIPTLVDKHSADLVALAVPTATAASIHELLTLCESIHVPVRIVPPLDAIVSGKAKPGEMREVTIDDLIDRDEVGIDLPRCRELIEGKSILITGAAGSIGSELARRVLEFKPASLHLLDANEGGLHELRVELSQRSEDCQIRPWMGGINDRNKVFQSFEAARPHLVFHSAAYKHVPLLEENPDQGFLVNVLGTLNVFQAARHVGTQKVIFLSSHAAMNPSSVMGATKRIGELLARSLGDERTKIAAVRLANVIDSRGGVMSTFWRQIQRGGPVSVTHPDVARYFLTVHEVASLILQVAVLADTGNVFVLDVGEEVKIADLAERMIRSKGFEPGRDMEIVFTGLRPGEKLRDDLVGEGEALQPTAHPKVFAARGPAVCPSDELLRRIAETEMHLARGPDAVAAELHALARLDLSAPTAT from the coding sequence ATGCGAGACCTGAGCCAGATCAGACTGTTCGTGCGGGCGCTGCCCTTCCTGGCGATCGACTTTCTCATCGTGATGGCCGCCTACGCCGCCGGTTTGGCCCTCCGCTTCGACGGCAACGTCCCCGAAGAGTCGTGGAACTGGTTCTTCTGGGCCGTCCCCCTCATCGGTGTCGCGTATCTCTTCAGCAACCTGGTGTTCGGCGTCTACCGCACCGCCTGGCAGTACGGAGGCCTCACCGACGCCTTCTATCTGGGGCTGGCCGTCAGCCTGGTCACCCTGCTGGCATTCGGCATAAACGCCATGCTGGAGCACCGGCCCATCCCTCTCAGCGTCAACCTGATAAGCGGCGCACTCATCCTCCTTTTCATGGGTCTTGTGAAGCTTTCTCCGCGTCTTATCTCAGGCACGGCGGCCCCCCTGCGCTTCGGCTCCCGCGCCGGGCGCGGCGTCATCATCGTCGGAGCGGGGAGCACCGGCCAGCTCCTCGCCCGCGAGCTGCTGCACAATCCGCACTGGAACTACCGGCCGCTTTGCTTCATCGACGACGACCCGAAGAAGAAGGGCGTGCGCATCCACAGCGTGCCCGTCCTCGGCAACCGCTACGACATCCCCACGCTTGTCGACAAGCACAGCGCCGACCTCGTCGCCCTTGCCGTCCCCACGGCGACGGCGGCCAGCATCCACGAACTTCTGACCCTTTGCGAGTCGATACACGTTCCCGTGCGCATCGTGCCCCCCCTCGACGCCATCGTAAGCGGCAAGGCCAAGCCGGGCGAGATGCGCGAGGTCACCATCGACGACCTCATAGACCGCGACGAGGTGGGGATCGACCTGCCGCGCTGCCGTGAGCTGATCGAGGGCAAGTCCATACTCATAACGGGCGCCGCCGGCTCCATCGGCTCCGAGCTTGCGCGGCGCGTCCTCGAATTCAAGCCCGCCAGCCTTCACCTCCTCGACGCCAACGAGGGCGGCCTCCACGAGCTGCGCGTCGAGCTTTCCCAGCGCTCGGAGGACTGCCAGATCAGGCCCTGGATGGGCGGAATCAACGACAGGAACAAGGTCTTCCAATCATTCGAGGCGGCGCGGCCCCACCTCGTCTTCCACTCCGCCGCCTATAAACACGTGCCTTTGCTGGAAGAGAACCCCGACCAGGGCTTCCTCGTCAATGTACTTGGCACGCTTAACGTCTTTCAGGCGGCGAGGCACGTCGGCACCCAGAAGGTGATCTTCCTCTCCAGCCACGCCGCCATGAACCCCTCCAGCGTCATGGGTGCCACCAAGCGCATCGGCGAGCTCCTTGCCCGCAGCCTCGGCGACGAGCGGACGAAGATCGCCGCCGTCCGCCTCGCCAACGTCATCGACAGCCGCGGCGGCGTGATGAGCACGTTCTGGCGCCAGATCCAGCGCGGCGGCCCCGTCTCCGTCACCCACCCCGACGTCGCCCGCTACTTCCTCACCGTCCACGAGGTCGCAAGCCTCATACTGCAGGTCGCCGTCCTCGCCGACACAGGCAACGTCTTCGTGCTCGACGTCGGCGAAGAGGTCAAGATTGCGGACCTCGCGGAGCGCATGATCCGCTCCAAAGGGTTCGAGCCGGGGCGCGACATGGAGATCGTCTTCACGGGGCTGCGTCCGGGCGAGAAGCTGCGCGACGACCTTGTCGGCGAGGGCGAGGCCCTTCAGCCGACCGCGCACCCGAAGGTGTTCGCCGCCCGCGGGCCCGCCGTCTGCCCTTCCGACGAACTGCTTCGCCGCATCGCCGAGACGGAGATGCACCTCGCGCGCGGCCCCGACGCCGTCGCCGCCGAGCTCCACGCCCTCGCCCGCCTCGACCTCTCCGCGCCGACGGCCACTTAG
- a CDS encoding glycosyltransferase has translation MRVCYLADAPYVHTVRWVRHFAALGWEAHVVSFRPAEIEGSRVHYVDGWERARKLRYLIHARRVRRLVRSIEPDLLHALHLTSYGFLGAYAGVHPFIASVWGTDILQAPRLSPFHGFITRYALRHADRITATGVRLAEATVRYVPEGKPVTVVPYGVDLDAFRPQPKPDGAALTIGSVGRLSPEKGLPYLLRAAAEVARVRPDVRVLLAGDGPERRRLQRLAARLRLDVEFAGEAPHERVPDILARLNVFVMPSTYEGFGVAALEAQAMEVPVVASNVYGIPDVVEDGVTGILVPPRDVRALADALLSLLDDAEKRRAMGSAGRRFVAHRYSWRENAAQMEALYRELLQ, from the coding sequence GTGCGGGTCTGCTATCTCGCTGACGCCCCCTACGTCCATACCGTGCGCTGGGTGCGCCACTTCGCCGCCCTCGGCTGGGAGGCGCACGTCGTCTCCTTCCGCCCGGCCGAGATCGAGGGCAGCCGCGTCCACTACGTCGACGGCTGGGAGCGCGCGCGCAAGCTGCGCTATCTCATCCACGCGCGGCGGGTCCGGCGCCTCGTCCGCAGCATCGAGCCCGACCTGCTGCACGCCCTTCACCTGACGAGCTACGGTTTCCTGGGCGCGTACGCCGGCGTCCACCCGTTCATCGCCTCCGTCTGGGGCACCGACATCCTCCAGGCGCCGCGTCTGAGCCCGTTTCACGGGTTTATCACGCGCTACGCCCTCCGGCACGCCGACCGCATCACCGCGACCGGCGTCCGCCTCGCCGAGGCCACCGTGCGCTACGTTCCCGAAGGCAAGCCGGTCACCGTCGTGCCGTACGGGGTCGACCTCGATGCGTTCCGCCCGCAGCCGAAGCCGGACGGCGCCGCCCTCACCATCGGCAGCGTGGGACGCCTCTCGCCCGAGAAGGGGCTGCCCTACCTCCTGCGGGCAGCGGCGGAGGTCGCGCGCGTGCGCCCCGATGTGCGGGTGCTGCTCGCCGGCGACGGCCCGGAGCGGCGGCGTCTCCAGCGGCTGGCGGCGCGGCTGCGGCTGGACGTCGAGTTCGCGGGCGAAGCGCCGCACGAGCGCGTCCCCGACATCCTCGCCCGCCTCAACGTCTTCGTCATGCCCTCCACCTACGAGGGGTTCGGCGTCGCCGCCCTGGAGGCGCAGGCGATGGAGGTGCCGGTAGTGGCCTCGAACGTGTACGGCATCCCCGACGTGGTGGAAGACGGCGTGACGGGCATCCTCGTGCCCCCCAGGGACGTTCGGGCGCTGGCCGACGCCCTGCTGTCGCTCCTCGACGACGCGGAGAAGCGGCGCGCGATGGGGAGCGCGGGGAGGCGGTTCGTCGCACACCGCTACTCGTGGCGGGAGAACGCCGCTCAGATGGAGGCGCTCTACCGCGAGCTGCTGCAATAG
- a CDS encoding DegT/DnrJ/EryC1/StrS aminotransferase family protein, translating to MTQSENTGATTEQAAPLPFCRPDITDAEINEVVDTIRSGWLTTGPKTQQFEEQFKRYVGSKHAIAVSSCTAAMHLSLAAAGIGEGDEVITTPLTFCATVNVIIHQRATPVLADISLDDYDIDPEQVERRITPRTKAIMPVHYGGQPCKMDALLDIARRHKLLLIEDAAHAVGANYRGRPIGTIGDTTSFSFYVIKNLTTGEGGMITTNDDALADKLRLLRLHGMSHDAWKRYDARGSWYYEVLAPGFKCNMTDVQAALGLHQLERLEGFLGRRRQIVALYEERLSRLPELILPAARPEVRHAWHLYPIVLKNDGLTIGRDELIEELKARGIGTSVHFIPIHHHPYYQQAFGWKPGDFPNTDQVFSGLLSLPLFTRMSDDDVERVATALEEIIVNHRR from the coding sequence ATGACACAATCTGAAAACACGGGCGCGACGACCGAACAGGCCGCACCCTTGCCCTTCTGCCGGCCCGATATCACCGACGCCGAGATCAATGAGGTCGTCGACACCATACGCTCCGGCTGGCTGACCACCGGCCCGAAGACGCAGCAGTTCGAGGAGCAGTTCAAACGCTACGTCGGCAGCAAGCACGCCATCGCAGTCAGCTCCTGCACGGCCGCCATGCACCTCTCGCTGGCAGCGGCCGGCATCGGCGAGGGCGATGAGGTGATCACGACTCCCCTCACGTTCTGCGCCACCGTCAACGTCATCATCCATCAACGCGCCACTCCCGTCCTCGCCGACATCTCCCTCGACGACTACGACATCGACCCCGAGCAGGTCGAGCGGCGCATCACCCCGCGCACAAAGGCGATCATGCCTGTTCACTACGGCGGCCAGCCCTGCAAGATGGATGCCCTGCTCGACATCGCGCGGCGCCATAAGCTGCTGCTCATCGAGGACGCCGCCCACGCCGTCGGCGCCAACTACCGCGGGCGCCCCATCGGCACCATCGGCGACACGACGTCGTTCAGCTTCTACGTCATCAAAAACCTGACGACAGGCGAAGGCGGGATGATCACCACTAACGACGACGCCCTCGCCGACAAGCTCCGGCTGCTGCGGCTGCACGGCATGAGCCACGACGCCTGGAAGCGCTACGACGCCCGTGGCTCCTGGTACTACGAGGTGCTCGCGCCCGGCTTCAAGTGCAACATGACGGATGTCCAGGCCGCGCTCGGCCTCCACCAGTTGGAGCGGCTGGAGGGCTTCCTCGGGAGACGGCGCCAGATTGTCGCCCTTTACGAGGAACGTCTGTCGCGCTTGCCCGAGTTGATTCTGCCCGCAGCGCGGCCCGAGGTGCGGCACGCCTGGCACCTCTACCCCATCGTGCTCAAGAACGACGGCCTGACCATCGGGCGCGACGAGCTCATTGAAGAACTCAAGGCGCGCGGGATCGGCACGTCCGTCCACTTCATACCCATCCATCATCATCCTTACTATCAGCAGGCGTTCGGCTGGAAGCCCGGCGACTTCCCCAACACCGACCAGGTGTTCTCCGGGCTCCTCTCGCTACCCCTGTTCACCCGCATGAGCGATGACGATGTTGAACGCGTGGCAACCGCTTTGGAGGAGATCATTGTCAACCACCGACGCTAA
- the wecB gene encoding UDP-N-acetylglucosamine 2-epimerase (non-hydrolyzing), translating into MKIVSVVGARPQFIKAAALSRVLSARHQEVLVHTGQHYDPLLSDVFFSELDLPPPDYHLGVGSATHGKQTAQILERLERVLLKERPQRVLVYGDTNSTLAGALAAAKLNIPLAHVEAGLRSGDRTMPEELNRILADHCADLLFCPTQTAVDNLAREGITAGVHLVGDVMYDALLAQLERLDPRAKLERLALTPRGYVLVTVHRAANTDDPRRLRAILDALGALALPAVFPAHPRVLKAMAAARLSPPPNVRVIDPVGYGDMLALEKEAHRVLTDSGGMQKEAFLLGVPCVTLRDETEWPETVACGWNTLAGADAERIAAAVERPPPTGDRPPLFGDGHAAEKIVRVLKG; encoded by the coding sequence GTGAAGATCGTCTCGGTGGTGGGAGCGCGCCCTCAGTTCATAAAGGCCGCCGCCCTCAGCCGCGTGCTGTCCGCCCGCCACCAGGAGGTGCTCGTCCACACCGGCCAGCACTACGACCCCCTCCTTTCCGATGTCTTCTTCTCCGAGCTCGATCTGCCGCCGCCGGACTACCATCTCGGCGTCGGCTCCGCCACGCACGGAAAGCAGACGGCGCAAATCCTCGAGCGACTGGAGCGCGTGCTGCTGAAGGAGCGGCCGCAGCGCGTCCTCGTCTACGGCGACACTAATTCGACCCTCGCCGGCGCTCTCGCCGCCGCCAAGCTCAACATCCCGCTCGCCCACGTCGAAGCGGGGCTCCGCAGCGGCGACCGCACGATGCCCGAAGAGCTCAACCGCATCCTCGCCGACCACTGCGCCGACCTCCTCTTCTGCCCCACGCAGACCGCAGTCGACAATCTGGCCCGCGAAGGGATAACGGCCGGCGTCCACCTCGTCGGCGACGTCATGTACGACGCCCTTCTCGCGCAACTGGAGCGGCTGGACCCGCGGGCCAAGCTCGAACGCCTGGCGCTTACCCCCCGCGGGTACGTTCTCGTGACCGTTCACCGCGCCGCCAACACCGATGATCCGCGCCGTCTCCGCGCCATCCTGGACGCCCTCGGCGCGCTCGCGCTGCCCGCCGTCTTCCCCGCGCACCCGCGCGTTCTCAAGGCAATGGCCGCCGCGCGCCTCTCGCCGCCTCCTAACGTCCGCGTGATCGACCCCGTCGGCTACGGCGACATGCTCGCCCTCGAAAAAGAGGCCCATCGCGTCCTCACCGACTCCGGCGGCATGCAGAAAGAGGCCTTTCTTCTCGGCGTCCCTTGCGTTACCCTGAGGGACGAAACGGAGTGGCCCGAGACTGTAGCGTGCGGTTGGAACACGCTCGCCGGCGCGGACGCGGAGCGCATTGCCGCCGCCGTTGAGCGCCCGCCGCCGACCGGCGACAGGCCGCCGCTCTTCGGCGATGGCCACGCCGCAGAGAAGATCGTGAGGGTCCTGAAGGGATGA
- a CDS encoding acyltransferase — protein MIHPSAEVSPDAKIGEKTVIWNEAQVREGAVVGAECIIGKGAYIDRDVVVGNKVKVQNRASLYRGVTVEDGAFIGPHVAFTNDRYPRSITPDGRLRTDDDWEPEPTLVRYGASIGAGSVILLGVTIGRWAMVGAGSLVTRDVPDHALVKGSPARVTGYVCCCGRPLRYDAACGHWLCDACGAFFDLSAPSCR, from the coding sequence ATGATCCACCCCAGCGCTGAAGTTTCGCCGGACGCGAAGATCGGCGAGAAGACGGTCATCTGGAACGAGGCGCAGGTCCGCGAGGGGGCTGTCGTTGGCGCCGAATGCATCATCGGCAAGGGTGCCTACATCGACAGGGACGTGGTGGTAGGAAACAAGGTGAAGGTCCAGAACCGCGCCTCCCTCTACCGGGGCGTGACGGTCGAGGACGGCGCCTTCATCGGACCGCACGTCGCCTTCACCAACGATCGCTACCCCCGCTCGATCACGCCCGACGGCCGCCTGCGCACCGACGACGATTGGGAGCCGGAGCCAACGCTCGTGCGCTACGGCGCGTCCATCGGCGCGGGCTCCGTCATCCTCCTCGGCGTGACCATCGGCCGCTGGGCCATGGTGGGCGCCGGGTCGCTTGTCACCCGCGACGTGCCCGACCACGCGCTCGTCAAAGGCAGTCCCGCACGCGTGACCGGCTACGTCTGCTGCTGCGGCCGCCCGCTCCGGTACGATGCCGCCTGCGGCCACTGGCTCTGCGACGCCTGCGGCGCCTTCTTCGATCTCTCGGCACCGAGCTGCAGATGA
- a CDS encoding sugar transferase, translating into MSTTDAKPLLPAELFDRVAATLGFVVLSPLVLLLGLLVKLDSPGPALFAQKRIGLRGRPFTMYKFRTMTANAHEQPHPPQRVNDFSTFVFHSIWPDKRVTRLGRIMRRASLDELPQLLNVIKGDMRLIGPRPDEPYLVEQYRPEFHRRHDVKPGITGLAQVNGRSDLTYSQMMAYDLDYVDNHPFSRDLAILMKTVAVVLRKEGAR; encoded by the coding sequence TTGTCAACCACCGACGCTAAACCTTTATTGCCGGCAGAGCTCTTCGACCGGGTGGCTGCTACGCTGGGCTTCGTCGTCCTGAGTCCGCTCGTGCTTCTTCTCGGCCTGCTGGTGAAGCTCGATTCGCCGGGCCCTGCCCTCTTCGCCCAGAAACGGATCGGTTTACGCGGGCGGCCGTTCACCATGTACAAGTTCCGCACCATGACCGCGAACGCCCACGAGCAACCGCACCCGCCGCAGCGAGTGAACGACTTCTCGACCTTCGTCTTTCACTCCATCTGGCCCGACAAGCGGGTCACGCGGTTGGGGCGCATCATGCGGCGCGCCAGCCTCGATGAACTCCCGCAGCTCCTCAACGTCATCAAGGGCGACATGCGCCTCATCGGCCCCCGCCCGGACGAGCCTTATCTCGTCGAGCAGTACCGTCCGGAGTTCCACCGCCGCCACGACGTCAAGCCGGGAATCACCGGCCTCGCCCAGGTCAACGGCCGCTCCGATTTGACGTACTCTCAGATGATGGCTTACGATCTGGACTACGTGGACAATCACCCCTTTTCTCGCGATCTCGCCATTCTAATGAAGACGGTGGCGGTCGTCTTGCGCAAGGAAGGAGCCCGTTGA